One part of the SAR324 cluster bacterium genome encodes these proteins:
- a CDS encoding pentapeptide repeat-containing protein yields the protein MKYLLLALALTCGWTAQAFNDDDVRMVKSMKKCVRCDLSGAELRNADLSNAILLGANLQSADLRGADLSNANLEQAKLRGANLQEAKLSGAYLSGAYLGAADLSGADMRDTQLYNADLTEAFVGKANLNNADLRQAKLIRADLSESNLIRADMSRSNLSAATLMGADLRLGLLNNAEFCNTTMPNGEVSYDDC from the coding sequence ATGAAATATCTGTTGCTCGCGTTGGCCCTGACCTGTGGATGGACAGCTCAGGCGTTCAATGATGATGATGTCCGGATGGTCAAATCGATGAAGAAGTGTGTCCGCTGTGATCTGAGCGGAGCAGAGCTGCGCAATGCTGATTTGAGCAATGCAATTCTTTTAGGAGCCAATCTTCAGAGTGCAGACTTGAGAGGAGCAGACCTGAGTAACGCGAATCTGGAGCAAGCCAAACTTCGGGGTGCGAATCTTCAGGAAGCCAAACTTTCGGGAGCTTATCTGAGTGGAGCCTACTTGGGAGCTGCAGACCTGAGTGGTGCTGATATGCGTGACACACAGCTTTATAATGCTGACCTAACCGAGGCATTTGTTGGAAAGGCAAATCTAAACAACGCAGACCTGAGGCAGGCAAAACTCATTCGTGCTGACTTGAGCGAATCCAACTTGATCAGAGCTGACATGAGTCGTTCAAATCTGAGTGCAGCAACTCTCATGGGGGCTGACCTTCGTCTGGGCCTGCTAAATAATGCGGAGTTTTGCAATACTACTATGCCCAATGGAGAAGTCTCCTACGACGATTGTTGA